In Melospiza georgiana isolate bMelGeo1 chromosome 20, bMelGeo1.pri, whole genome shotgun sequence, the sequence AAAGCAGAAACCTCCAGTTATTAATTTCTGATGATTTAGAGCACAGCACCTTCATAGTTTTATTGTAATTAGCCAGACCAGTAAATCTTCAAAAGGATTCCTCCAGTGGAGTCCCAGACTCAGATTATGTCATGGCTGAGCACAACCTCCCACAACTGGTTTCACTCATGGTTACAGAAACAAAGGCTCTGAGCAAGCGGtgatggagagcagaggggGTGTGCAAGGGCTGGATGCTACCCCCGTTCTGGGGACTGTCTCTGCTGTAacctcctcccctgctcccctgctccctgcacacagccattcccagcagAAGGCAGGGTGCTGCCACTGTGATCTCTGACAGGCAGGAGCAGTTCAGAATTGGGAAATACCCCTCCAAGAGTGCTGAGAGAGGCATTTCTCCTCTTCCACCCCGCAGTGagctctccagctgcctctctgATCACAGAGCCACAGAGGGCAGAGGCTCCAGGGCAGGTGACAGCCACTTCTCTGCCCACCCATGCCCTGTgacctggctcctgctgctctgggcaaggAGAACAGCACTGGGCCGTGGCTGTGCCTGCCGTGCCCTGGCAGAGTTTTCCCCAAGACTCCTCTAAGGCACTTCACAAGGACAAAGATGGTAAACAAACAGAGCTGTGTTGGGTGGAACCACCCCATCGCAGAGGAGCCAGGGCAGAGAGGGAAGTGACAGTGCCCCAAGGCCACACAATGAGATAGTGACAGGCAGGAAAGGGAAGCTGGGTTGCCTGTccccctgtgcagggctgtaCCCTCCAGTCCCCAccgctcctgctctgctctgtcccctctgaAACACCGGTCtaagagacagaaaacaaacacatgaAAGCCTGTAAAAATAAAGAGCCCAGCAACTGGTAGTAAAGACTCCAGCAGCTGTAGGGAGCCAAAAGCTTCTTGGAGGGGGTTGGATGGAAGTCGAGTTTCCCTCCCTGCTTGTATTGTATTTCTTTCCTCTGCCAAAATGTGCTTCTTGAGCCTTGGGCAGAGCTCTCGGCGGCTGACCCTCACCTTCCTCTGTTTAGCCTGGAGCTCAGGCTGGCCACGAGCGCCTGGGGCCGCGCCAGGGGCCGGGCAGAGCCTCCCCTGTGCGCGCACGGCCGGGTcagccccgctgctgctgctgctgctgctgctgcccgagAGCCACAGCCCGGGGCCACACCTGAGCGCTCAGGGACACGCTGGGCCCAGGGAGCAGCGAGGCAGCCGGGGGGCAGAGCCCGGAGAGAgcccgggctgggcagggagggaggttTGCACTGACCCCACACTCAGGGGCTCCATCCAGCCCTTTTCTCCCAAAGCTGAGGGAGGTTTGCACTGACCCCACACTCAGGGGCTCCATGCAGCCCTTTTCTCCCAAAGCTGAGGGAGGTTTGCATTGATCACCCATTAGGGGCTCCATCCAGCCCTTTTTCCCAAAGCTGGGTCAGGCTCTGtctcagcacagctgcccaCAGGAGGCAGTGAGAACAAAGCAGAGGTCAGACAGTACTCTAACCAAAGGGGTAATTCTGGCTCCATTAAAATCCTCACTCCTGTTTGCATGGAAGCAGAAGGCTGTGCTACTGCTTATAAAGAGCTGAACCACCCTCAGGCTGACTCATAGCCCTTAACAGAGCTGCCATGCTGATTTTACAAATATTAGAGCAATGCCTCAGATTCAGGGTTTTGTGTGGTTTAACCTATCAACTCGGGAGCAGACCCATAGGTCTTTTATAGAGCTCCCCCTCcctgtattttatttcctttctgggTGCTAGAATTGGAGCCAAAGTCGAGCTTAACAAAGCAACAGGCATGGCCATTCTTCCTAGCCCTCATTTACCCtggtgggaagggaaaaattaatttaaaccCTATCAAAAGTGCAAAAGCTGTTTGCCATTTTGTGCTGCAGAACGCAGTGTGAACCAAACACTCCCTTGAACCACCTGCACTTGCCAAGCCCAGCCAAGAGCACAGGAACTTGCAGATTGGAATCCTTTTGTTCAGGCACTGGCAACAGACAAACGTGATCTAAGGTATTTCTCAGGCAGCAGCAATGGGGATACACTTGGGATGCAAAGAGAGCTTTTACCACATAAAATGCTCTTCTCTTTGAGCCCCTGTTCCTGGATGTATGAGGAACAGCAAAACTCTTCATGTCCCAGCCTgggacagcctggagcagctctcacagcctgggcacagggccatggggctctccctccctgcctgcccttgcCATGCCCAGAGGAACCTGCACCGTGCCTGTGTGGGGCTTGCCAAGGCTCTGGCACCACGTGGGAGTGGAGAAATTTGttgaagcagaaagcaagccCAGGAATAACTCCTGCAGCAGTGAGTGAGCTGTTGCTGACCTGCCTTGGGGGTCTGGGAGCCACCTGTCCTGCAGCATCTGCTTTTGCTTGCAGTGCTGATTTACTGCTTTAAAGCCAAATTCACACCACAGACTATTTGCTTCTagtttgctgtgctgtgttttctcaGAGCTCCTCCCTTTGCCAGAGCACTCTCTGCACTACACTCAGCCACGCAGGAGGCGCCTTAGATTCAGATCAACTCCCCAGGTAGGAGGGCTCACAGGGCTCAcatgaaaaaccagaaaattattAACAGAGTTATTAACATTAGTAAGACCATTTGGTGAGGCCATGTCTGTTCCTAACAAAGAGAAACAATGTACTTTCATACAAAGGTAAATACTGCAATTAACCTGCTCCCATCCTTGCCTGTCCCACTCATTTCACATCAGCCCCACAGGTGCAGAACCAcccagctctctgcagcaccagggccaTCTCCTTTCTGGATTCAGAGAAGGAATTCCAATGTACACTGTGACTTCCCAGCCACCTCCATCTACTTCAACTCTACCTTAGCTTCCTCAAATCACACCAAACACAACTGAAGCAAtagttttcaaataatttttcctcctcttctcccttcATACTCAAGAGTTTTTATATGTAGGAAAAATCAAGTTGAGACAACGTGAATTTTATAGCAAATATAAAAGATCTAAACAAGTTTCTGTATTTAAGTAGCCTTTGGATTTTCACGATGGCAGAATCTTCCCAGAGATGTCCAAAATCAGCTTAACGCAGCCACAAGAGGGAGTCTGAAATCTGTTACTGCCCAGATGGATTTTGCCTTCTCAACTCTTCAGTACAAGAGCACACAGAGCTTCAAAAGGATTGTACAGTCCTGAATTGAGCAGAACCATTTGAAACCAGGGCACCTCCAACTGCCAGATGCTCTGGACAGAGACATTCTCAGAAATGTTCTGTTGTGCTACTGCCATGCAAGTCTGCTGCACCAGAAATGCACAGTCCCACCTTGCTGAGATTTGATATTATGCTCAGATTTTAGTCTTCCCATCCACAGTCTGAAAGAATGGAGCAGGTTCTGCCGAATCTGACCCACAGTGGAACAAGCTACAGCACTGGCCTAACATTCTGTTAATTTAACATGTGATTAGAAactctggcagagctgggatcccaCAGCACAACAAGTAACACTTCTCACAGGGCCAGGGAAATATCTGTGTTGAATCTTTGTCTGCTCTCCATCTGCCAAAAAATTGTCAAGACACATTCCTCAAAAATACTTTTATGGTCATTACTGAATCTCGACATCCACTTGTTCTAGTTTCCATTACAGCTCCAAAGGGGCATCCAGGTCTGAGAAAAGCCACAGGATTTTCAGCAGAAATAGCTGCGTTCAGGCACTGTCCAAAGCACCACCAAAAGCCTCTGGTAACACTTTCCCAAACATTTAGCCAAGAAACAATTATCACAGAGAGGTTAATGAAGGAAATGCTCAGAGTACAGCTGAATTCTACTTGACTTTATCATTTCATTGTTCTCCTCAGCTGATCTCTTTTGTACTTTCACCTGTTCATTTCTTGAAACTGAAGAGGGAACCTAGGCCAGCAGACAGTTAATTCTGACATTTTAAACCATGATCAGTGTATCATTACTGGATCCCACAGCTCTGACCCAAGAGGCTGTAGATTCAGCTgtcaagaaacagaaaataacctTGAACCTTTGAGGCTCAGCATAAatcaaaatcactttttttttttgcttacagTACTGGCCAACTGGCCAAGGGTGGGGTTCCTATCAGGCTGTTGAAAAAACCTGCCCTCCTACTTACGAATGTCTTTCTTTTCAGAAGCAATCTAATAGGAAAAATTACTCTTTAATTGTGATTAGGGGCTGACTACTGGAATGCCCATGCCTGTTAATCCCAAAGCAGATGTTCAGCAGTGCAATATGCAGACAATAGTAAGTTATTAACAGAACACGGTAAGATCTAAAAACTCCTGATAACTGTTGGAGTGGTCAGCAAAGATCTGATGTGATTCGTGTTAACATCCCAGAACAATCCATCCTCCCCTCAGCCAAACCTCACTGCACTCACTCAGCTGAATGCAATTAGACCCCAAGCTTGTCCTaatttcagtctctgcagaGAAGGGTTCTCTTTCTTCAGCCAGACATGGCTGCTCCGAGATGGTGGCAGTGatgggcaaggagaaactgcaAAGGTGCAGCACCAGCTCACAGATTTAGGCAAGGACAGCTACAACAGCCTGGTAtgtacattaaaataaaaacacagcacCTGCCTTGAGTTTCAGTCAATGCACCCCAATAGAAAGTGGCAAGATCCCAGAAGCCTCGCAGTGCACAAGCTGGTTTTAGATAAATGTTATACAATTTTCCCTCTAGCTCCATGGATCAGAAACACATGCTGCAGCTATAGAACCATTACAGTTTAATCCCACCTCAAACAAGTAGATGGTAAATCTTCAGATCCTACTACCAGCAGGCTACTCAAGgagaagagcaaaaaaaaatagttcCACTTTGCCATAGTTCAAGTGAGACAATCTCACCCTGAGCAAGTTAAATTGCATGTTGCTTTGGAAAAACAAGTTCATTGGCTTTTTTTGACCTTGCTATTAGATGGAGGTGAATGAAAGACTAGATCCAACTCCTATGAAAAACTTGACTTTCAGATACTGTAgaaaagataaattttaaaaagctcaaTAACTCCTCCATCGAAAAGAACACCACAGcaaaacaatgggaaggatttaCCCCAAATCCTTTAAGTCAGGGCCTTGAGACAGACTAGAATCTCCTTTCCTACCCTGCTTAGTGGGGCACAAGATTCTTTAGGAgaaattttttcctgaaaggtGTTGAAAATTCATTATGATTTTTCTGATAATGTAGCTTGTGTTCCCCCAGTAGAACAGTCCAAAAAGTGGAAGTCCCTAACCAAAGTTGCATGAGCAGCTGGGAAGCACAACAGAGATCTTCATGGCAGAAACAGCACTGCCCCCATACCTAGCAAATGCCAGATTCCATTAACCCCTTGCTCCAAGACAGATTTTAGGTTAAACCTCTACAGGAGTCCCTTGGAAAGAATGCACAATTATCAGTTGCAAGACCAAGGGAAGACATTAAGGACTTGTTTGTTCCCAGAGTTTCCTTGATCCATGAGGCAATGTTCTCAGTACGTAAATCAGGCCTCAAGCCAGTCTGTGATTGATGGGCCAGCAGTCAAAGACTGGAACTGCGTTTGCACACATCCCAGACAATCCTGGTAATCATGATCACCCCGCTGACGGTACTGGTGCCCAGAgcgtccccagggctgtgtgactgCAGAGAGCTCTGAGCAAAACAGGGAAATGCATTGTTCTCGTTGCTATGAGTTTAAAGAAGTCTGCTCAGCCATGTCATGGTTTTGGGCTCTTTAATTATTAGTGATACCCAGCACACACCACACAATTTACACGTGCAAGTGCCACATCTCCGCACTTGagtcacagcacagcctgcccactTCACCAGGACCAGAAAAAGAGCCTGCTGCCAAGGGGAGAGGGCTTCAGCTCCCCTTCTATGGGGGGGTTTGGCTCTGGTCTGGGCCTAGAGTGATAGGCATTCTCAGGCAGAGGACGGTCTGTCTTCACCTTCGTAACCTggaaagaaatgcaaagaaGTGATACAAGTTCTCACAGCATTCAAAAGCCAGGTTGAGTCAGAACTTCAACGAAGAACTACCAAGAAGAACCAAACAATAGTAAGGACACATTGTTCAGCTGATGAGAGCTCCTCAATACTTCtaagaaaagggaagggaggggtGTTTCATCACAGCTACAGAATAGCTCCACGTGAGCATAAGCTTCATTCCTAAAGGAAAAGCCTCTaccaggaaaagcaaaaagcaagaaTTTCACTGTCTAAGAAAAGCACAAGCCTTCTGGAAAAGCAACTATGGAAAATGCTGCCAGTCTTGACTCCTACTATCCCACAAATTCCAGCGCCGAGTTCATGAAACACCATCGGGCCAAGAGATGCTGGAGATCTGCTCTGGACAAAACGCTCCCaaagggaggagagcaggaccTGCCTGTGTGCCCCTGTGAGGGGTAAGGAGTTACCTTGGAGAGGTCTCCCAGGTCGGGCCTGACCCAGCCCAGCTTGTCCAGCACGCAGGAGTCGAAGGCTGCCTGCTGCTTGCGGCAGCGGCGCAGCTCCTGCTGGTTGCTGTAGTCGATGCACGTCCAGTAGGCCGTGAAGGGCTCGGCGCAGTACGTCCGGATTCTCCTGGGGACACCACAGCACAGACCCTCAGCACCAACCACACCCAGGCTGCTCATCCCACCCTCAGCTCAGGGCCAAGCGGGgtctgcagctttcagctctcAGGAACAGCTAAACCTTCGCTCAAGTCCGTATTTGGTACAGGTACCTGTGAAATCTCCATCGCTGCAGCTACAATTGATGACAGCAATGATTTAACCGAGATCTTTGCTGGGTGGATGTTCACAGCTCCTCCATGGGATGTGGTGAACACCACAACAGGATATCTTTGTTTTGCCAAATAATTTAGTTATGTTATATGGTGCTCTCTAATGCTTCCAAATGATTCTGTGTCTAAAGCTCAAAAAGCCATGCTCAGAGCAGAGGTTTCAGCTGCTGCACTGGAGGTGGATATGCCCTGAGGTAATTAAATTAGGCCCCATACAAAGAGCACTGGCACGTGCCTTGGAGCTATGTGTTTGGTCAAGAGAGGCAGGTGGTGCCCCTGCTCAAGCTTTCTCAGTGCTTCACTGGTGAGACAGGGAGGACAGAGAGTGCAATGCTCAGGTTGGTTTCTGGAGTTCAtcacacagctgcagggtgcagcagcctcacagcactgccctgagttcccaacaaaaaccaaggcCGCTTGCTCTGGAACAAAGGCACAAGAGCTTCAAGTGACAGGATAAATCCATGTAGAAATGAGCAAGACAAAACACATGGCCTCTATACCCAGGAGTTAAGATTAAGAAGAAGGTATAAAAGTTTTGAAGGCGGTGATGGCGGCAGTATTTTTAATTAGAATAATGGAAttacagaatagtttgggttggcaggaaccttaaagttcatctcattccactccctggcatgggcaggggaCACCTTTTACTACGCCAGGTTGcttcaagccccatccaacctagccttggacacttccagggatggagtagccacagcttctctgggcaacctgtgccaggcctcaccaccctcacagggcaAAATTCCTTCCTAACACCTGATCTGAATCTGccctctgtcagtgtgaagtccccccttgttctgtcacatTGTcacaagtccctctccatctccctTGTAGCCCCTGCTCGTACTGAAAGTTGCACTGAGGTCACCCCGGAGCCTTCTGTTCAGCTCTCCCcgcctgtccccacagcagagGCGCTCCGCTGGAACGAGTGACCGCCAGCGCTCCAATGACCCTGCCGGGCACGGCCCGGAGCTCCGTCACCTCAGGCCCGAGGGGCTGCGGCGGCGCCTCCCGGCCGGGGGCCGCTCACCTGAAGAAGTCGATGGCGCACTGGTTCACCTGCCGGCCCTCCCTCAGGCACTTGCGCgggtccttctcctcccagcgGCACAGCATGAACTCCTTGTTGGGCCGGTCGCACTGCGAGCCGTAGTGGTGCGCCGCGGCCTTCAGCACGGCCGAGCTCACCGCCACCTGCGGCGGGGCACAGCGGCCGTGAGGGCGGGCGgggaaggcagggcagggcggggAAGGTCCCGCCGGCCCTCACGCACTCACCTCCTGCACATCGAGCTCCTCGAGCGGGGGCACCCGCAGCACCCCGGGCATGGCGGCTCTCCTTGAGCGCCCTCAGCGCCCGCCCCGCACCGCGCACGCGCGGccgcggggggcggggccgggccgggcccggggcggggcggggccgttGTCCCGGTGACCGGGACGCGCCGTCGGGGCCGCCATGGAGCTGGTGGGGGATCGGTACCTGGGGGGAGTCATGCGCGGCAGGTGCGGCCGGGCACGACGGGGAACACGGAGGGACCGGGAGGGGGCACGTGGGGTGTGGGGAGGGGTGGAAGCGGGGGGACCGGGAAGGGGCGGGGGGGAGCACCGAGGGATGGAGGGCACAGCGGGGTTCACAGGGGACACGTGGGAGCGGGGGTCCGACAGGGAGGGCAGGTGGGGACTGGGAAGGCAGGGGGGTCGCGGGCATTGCAGATGGGCCGTGGGGACAAAGGGGGATTGCAGGGGGCTGGTGGGACCCGGGGGACGCGGAATTGCCACCGTCCACCCCCTCCATCTCTTCCAGGATGGAAGGATACGGCTACTACACGCTGCCCATGGGCACCGAGTACCGGGGCTCGCTGTGGGACGGCATGTTCCACGGGCACGGCGAGCTGCGGCGCCCCACCGGCGGCGCGTACCGGGCGCTCTgggagcgcgggctgcccacGCAGGTACGGCCGGGGGGCTGCACCCCGAGGGGTGAAACGCGTGGAGTTCCGAGCCAAGGCCGGGTTTGACCCCTCGGGTGCGTGGGGGAGCCTGCTGGCACCGCAGACGGCATTCCCGACCAAAGGCGATGGAGCCGCGCTGGCCCTGCTGCGGCTCTGCCGGCGCGCCCTGGCCTTGGTTCCGTCCATCCATCATGTTTATTAACTCTGCACTCAAACGCGTTTTGCAGGGGAAATACACTTTTACAGATGGTCTCGAATTCGAGTTGGAAAAATGGCTTTACTGCGACGGCTACGACAGAAGATTCTATACAGAAATCAGCTCTGGTTTTAAACCACCAGGTACTAAATTGCGTTTGCGATCCTGAGAGTCTGGAAGGAATTAAACTAACAACTTTGCTTAAGAAAGATTAATTCAGCTACATGAGTAACATGGAGCAGAAATGCTCTGGCTAATTTCATGCAAGCCTGAGATGCTGCCAGGAGAATGTGGACAGCACcttccaccagcacagcctggggtgcAGCTCTGCACCCACCGGGGTCTcctggggcaggacaggccttCATCATCTGCAGCTTTTGACATCCTCATTAACCCCTTCATACCATTCACCCTCACTGCCTCAGCAGGGTGCTCTTGATACAGACAAGTCCAgcaaaagcaattattttgcATCCGGGGCACCAAATGAGGCTTCAAGCATCTGCCCCACGTAGCCTTTTAGAAGACACCAAAACAGATGTTTGTGTTCAGTCTATGTTTTTGCTAGACTCctataatgttatttattttagtcAAAAGGTAGgtttacaaaggaaaaaaattgagtaAAGTCTGTAATTTAATACACACAATACATAGCATATTTTAGTGATGACATGGAGTTGTGTGAAGCCAGCGATTCTCTCTTGGCCCCATTTTGGATTTTAGGGCTGGACTTGTAATGTTAACTTGGTGGGCTGAATCATGAGGAAATCAAAGTGATTGTTTTTTATCACACAATCTTTGTGTGTGcatatttccattttcattttcccCATCTGCACAATTGATGAAATGTTTTACAAAATTTATTGTGAGGTAACTCTGTTATTTTTATAGCAAACACCATGGAGATGTATATTAGTTATCTTGATCAAAggcataaattaaaaaaaaattcaaaccttGTTTTTCCCCTTCAGGCATTGCTCAGCTTACAAATCTGGATCCTCCCAAAATAATCCCAAAAGGTTGTTATGACTGTGGTGATGGATTCTATAACCCCAAAACCAGAATAGTTGTTGACTACAAACGCAAGTTTCTGAGAAATGCAGGTATGATTTCACTTCTTCTGCCAGGTAAACTAAGAAGGGTTTATTATATCTTCTAGGCTGCCTGATTAAAGCCAAAATATAAACAACTCCATGACTTGGTTCTATTATCACTGAGCTAAAATATCTTtaacttatttattttatcagtGATTTATGTATCCCCAGAGCGGTACAAATCATATTTTGCAAAATTACAATGAAGTATTCCCAAGCATATATgaataaatatgttttattgCCATTTGGTATGTTAATCTCAGAAAAATCTTCAGTCTCTCCTGTTATGATCTCAAGCAAGGGAGTGGTTGTGAGGGGCACATCACTGATCCTGAAAGCTGAAAAGCTCCATGTTGTCAAGCAGCAAAGTGCTTAAGCATGTGCTTATCTCTACATGCTAGAATTATTAAAATGAGTCTGGGTTTTACCTTTCTGAAAGAAAGCCTTCACCTTGGAGAGCTGTGTTTGGAGTAGAGTCTGGCAAATACACGGATAGGTCCTCAAATTAATAAACCTTGGGGAAAATGACCAATTACCAAGCCAAAAGAGaaacttttcaaattaaaagCCACAGAAGATCCCCAAACAATTGACACTGGGATAACTAAAAAAATGTAATCtgacctgaaaaaaaccctacttTGTGTTCTGGCTATTTAATCTTTGTGTTTATCACCTTTTCGGTGCAGAgggttttaaaatgaaactgaTTTCTGAAAACAGCCACCCAccatgctttttcttttttttcccctcaaatgTCCAAATTgcaaaacctcttttttttttctagaaaacagaacatttcattttcagtgtGCTACAGTTTAACAGTTTTGTTGCTTGGAAACTCCATTTTTCAGCAAATTTACTATTTGTTGTAAAAAAATTCTGCTCTGCTCTACTTTCAAGAGCTTTTGTGAGTGTGCACTGTGATATTGGAGGAGGGAAGTGGGGAGGGGTTAAATGAATTGGAGATACCATCTGCTATAAAATATACCCTGTGATACATGGCCTTAAACGTTGAATAAAAACTGATCTAGATTATTACAAATGGCATTGATCCAAAATACTGGAATGCAGTGGGCCTACTGATGAGGAAGATAAGCAACATGCTTTCCAAAAACACAGGAACCTACACAGATTAGTACAGGAGGGAACGCCTTGGAATTcaatttattgttttttaatctGTTCTTTGAACTCATTGTCCTTTATGACATTTATCTCGAGCCCTACAAATTATACCAATCAATACGGGCCCGGCGGCGCAGCGTGCGGCCTGCCAGAGCACTGGAGATGGGCTTGGCGTGGCCCTTCCAGCCAGGCCTGCACACAAAGTTCAGCTTGTTGATGTGAGGGTGAAGAAGGAATGTGTCATGTAGGCCAGACCCTTCCTCTCGAGAACATGAACACAATTGAAAAGCCCGGCACTTGTTCAACATCAGAGGAACTCCTGCCGCCCCAGGAGAGATGATTCAGGGCACAAGGCCACTgaagcaaagagaaaagaaaaaaatgtaaaaaaaaaaaccccagctgtAAGCAGAAGAAACTGAGGAAGAGGCTGAGATGACAGGGAACAGATCCAGAATTACTCCATTATAGGTTGGGcaggaaagagcaggaaaaccTCCAGGCTTCCAGCCAAGTCTTGAAAGCATCAAAAGCAGATGGTAGGAAGCATTCAGGAAGTTCTTACAACAGCTTGACAGGTTTACCAAAATGACACTATctgcctcagccctggcagcaggctTCAGAACACTCCAGGGCTCACCTTTCACCCAGGCCCTATTCTGAAGCCATTGCCAATTGTTCCTGGGCTGTTTGAGGGATCCCTG encodes:
- the NDUFA8 gene encoding NADH dehydrogenase [ubiquinone] 1 alpha subcomplex subunit 8 — protein: MPGVLRVPPLEELDVQEVAVSSAVLKAAAHHYGSQCDRPNKEFMLCRWEEKDPRKCLREGRQVNQCAIDFFRRIRTYCAEPFTAYWTCIDYSNQQELRRCRKQQAAFDSCVLDKLGWVRPDLGDLSKVTKVKTDRPLPENAYHSRPRPEPNPPIEGELKPSPLGSRLFFWSW
- the MORN5 gene encoding MORN repeat-containing protein 5 gives rise to the protein MELVGDRYLGGVMRGRMEGYGYYTLPMGTEYRGSLWDGMFHGHGELRRPTGGAYRALWERGLPTQGKYTFTDGLEFELEKWLYCDGYDRRFYTEISSGFKPPGIAQLTNLDPPKIIPKGCYDCGDGFYNPKTRIVVDYKRKFLRNADDDEHEWILRTCRKAWDLTAEEQPKPSHSLS